In Rhodococcus qingshengii JCM 15477, the sequence CGATGATCGAGGTGGTTATTTTTTCTCGGCTGGGATCATTCGGCGGAAGCGAGGCCATCGAGACGAACAGTTCGACAGCTGTTTCGTACTGGTCCTTCTTGTCCGGTGGGACAGCGGTCACGCACGCTCCTGGGGCAAGCCCTTTTCAAGCGTCATCGTCAGGGTGATGTGACCGTCCGCGTCGATTTCCGACTGTTCCAAGCGGACGGAATCGACCAGCGCTTCGAGAACGAACCATCCGAAGCTGTGCGACTTGTCGGGTATCTCGGAGTGCGCGATCACGGACACGACAGTCCGAAGTGTGCGGCCGACGGTGTCGAATCGGCAGGTCAAGTCGCTGGACGGTATCGCGTGGCCGATGAGGATGCTCGCGACTTCGTCCATCGCCAGAGCAAGGTCGGCTGTTCCGTCGACATCGAGTCCGGTGTTGTTGGCAACCGTTCGGGTGATTCCGCGCAGAGTGGGAAGTTGAGAGTACGACGCGCGGACGCGGAGCGAGGCGATGGAGTCGTGAGTTAGTTCGGTTTCGGTCGGACTCGACAGAGGGATCAAGGGGCTTCCTGTAGGTAGATGTGGCGTAATTCCGGCGGACCGAGGCAAGGACCGGTACCGGCCGTGCGTGCCAGCCATCTCTACCCCGGAAGTATTCATGGCCTTGGATTACCCTTCGCCCGGCGAACTAACCCTCTTTACCCGAACTAGAGGATGAATTGTGAGACACATCACCTGTGGTGCGGACGTACCGAATCCTCATCTTTCATTTTCGCGTCGATCGGGTACAGCCGCTTCATGGACACCCATTCGGACAGACAGATCCCCGTACACATACGACCGGAAGGTGTCACTGATGACGAGGTGAAGGCGGCAGGAGTGCTGTCGAACGCCCTTGAAACGGTGGAACGGGCACGCGGTGCTCTGTACGACTTCCATCAGCTGATAGGGCATGCCGATCTGAT encodes:
- a CDS encoding ATP-binding protein encodes the protein MIPLSSPTETELTHDSIASLRVRASYSQLPTLRGITRTVANNTGLDVDGTADLALAMDEVASILIGHAIPSSDLTCRFDTVGRTLRTVVSVIAHSEIPDKSHSFGWFVLEALVDSVRLEQSEIDADGHITLTMTLEKGLPQERA